Proteins encoded within one genomic window of Fragaria vesca subsp. vesca linkage group LG1, FraVesHawaii_1.0, whole genome shotgun sequence:
- the LOC101313748 gene encoding uncharacterized protein LOC101313748 has product MKYNKRGPEKQISPVLSSYNTVNSVKNLLQKMAAEVVLQVALLILTLTIFYTIHKLSKKALTKLRTNNRATLQATRHFVLGSQLLTRARSAPHKTQSHSHAKTALTEAEIALSLSPRDPGPHILKALALDLLGHRAAALRSLDAALSPPCVKLLAERERGEALVKRAELKLAVNRRRRVDSAVEDLVEAVGLSEGEGDTTAFCLLGQCYEWKNMREEAREAFERALRMDSGSVLARQGLDRLWLNQSQAHEIGPD; this is encoded by the coding sequence ATGAAGTACAACAAAAGAGGCCCTGAAAAGCAAATATCACCCGTTTTGTCATCGTATAACACCGTGAACTCCGTCAAAAACCTTCTTCAGAAAATGGCAGCGGAGGTGGTGCTGCAGGTAGCTCTTCTCATCCTAACCCTCACCATATTCTACACCATCCACAAACTCTCCAAAAAAGCCCTCACCAAACTCCGAACCAACAACCGAGCCACCCTCCAAGCCACCCGCCACTTCGTTCTCGGATCCCAGCTCCTGACCCGAGCCCGATCCGCCCCGCACAAGACCCAGTCCCACTCCCACGCCAAAACCGCCCTAACCGAGGCCGAGATCGCTCTATCTCTCTCCCCCCGAGACCCGGGCCCGCACATCCTCAAGGCCCTGGCTCTTGATCTCCTCGGCCACCGCGCCGCCGCGTTGAGATCGCTGGACGCGGCGTTGTCGCCGCCGTGCGTGAAGTTACTCGCGGAGAGGGAGCGTGGGGAGGCGCTGGTGAAGAGAGCGGAGCTGAAGCTGGCGGTGAATAGACGGCGAAGGGTTGACTCGGCGGTGGAGGACCTGGTTGAGGCGGTTGGGCTGAGTGAGGGTGAGGGTGATACGACGGCGTTTTGTTTGTTGGGTCAGTGTTACGAGTGGAAGAATATGAGGGAGGAAGCTAGGGAGGCGTTCGAGCGGGCCTTGAGGATGGATTCTGGGTCCGTTTTGGCCCGGCAAGGCTTGGACCGGTTGTGGCTTAATCAGAGTCAAGCCCATGAAATTGGACCTGACTAA
- the LOC101302873 gene encoding receptor-like cytosolic serine/threonine-protein kinase RBK1-like, which yields MAVEELVSETKGKAEIGNKDAEIKAELENADAVDEEIKSQDDLKKAELCEQEPSPRGVLEALGTDSDSSSSCASSFSSDRPPLSQQGTLGREISNGMQWNKGKEMFDALKKKSARRFSMIPMLGNSYEFSSRKLRKRLARIWSTDDDDEEEREREDCEGYLALKPSWRNFDYAELAAATADFKPDNLIGKGGQAEVYKGILNNGEIVAVKRLMKKEKEVEKEDRIGDFLAELGVIAHISHPNAAKLLGFGIDGGLHLVLQYSPHGSLASLLFASEKHMEWKIRFKVAVGVAEGLQYLHHDCHRRIIHRDIKASNILLSEDFEAQISDFGLAKWLPEKWTHHVVFPIEGTFGYLSPEYFMHGIVDEKTDVFAYGVLLLEIITGRRAVDNSQQSLVIWAKPLLDSGNMKELADPRLEGNYDPVEIKRAMLVASMCIRHQSTKRPYMTRVVKILEGEDPNGEQLKQKSTQVRSQVLDACDLEDYTCSNYLSDLNRHRELVMDQ from the exons ATGGCAGTGGAAG AGTTGGTGAGCGAAACGAAAGGAAAAGCAGAGATAGGAAACAAAGATGCAGAGATAAAAGCAGAGCTAGAAAACGCAGATGCAGTAGATGAAGAGATAAAATCCCAAGATGACCTGAAGAAGGCAGAGCTGTGCGAGCAGGAGCCTTCACCGAGGGGTGTACTGGAAGCCCTTGGTACGGACTCAGACAGCAGCAGCAGCTGTGCGTCTTCATTTTCTTCTGATAGACCACCACTGAGCCAGCAGGGCACGCTGGGGCGTGAAATCAGCAATGGAATGCAATGGAATAAAGGGAAGGAGATGTTTGATGCCTTGAAGAAGAAGTCAGCGAGGAGATTCTCGATGATCCCAATGCTGGGAAATAGCTATGAATTCTCTAGTAGAAAGTTGAGGAAGAGATTGGCCAGGATTTGGAGCACCGACGACGATGATGAGGAGGAAAGGGAGAGAGAAGATTGTGAAGGATATCTGGCGTTGAAACCCTCCTGGAGGAACTTTGATTATGCAGAACTTGCTGCTGCTACCGCCGATTTCAAACCTG ATAATTTGATTGGGAAAGGTGGGCAAGCAGAAGTTTACAAGGGAATCTTAAACAATGGTGAAATTGTAGCAGTAAAGAGGCTAATGAAGAAAGAAAAAGAGGTTGAAAAGGAGGACAGAATTGGTGATTTCTTAGCAGAGCTTGGGGTTATCGCACACATTAGCCACCCGAATGCTGCTAAGTTGCTCGGATTTGGCATCGATGGTGGTTTGCACCTAGTCCTCCAGTATTCACCACATGGCAGCTTGGCTTCTCTACTATTTG CTTCGGAGAAACATATGGAATGGAAGATAAGGTTTAAGGTAGCAGTTGGGGTAGCAGAAGGGTTACAATATCTCCATCATGATTGCCACAGGCGCATCATTCATAGAGACATCAAGGCCTCCAATATATTATTGTCCGAAGATTTTGAGGCTCAG ATATCTGATTTCGGATTAGCAAAGTGGCTCCCTGAAAAATGGACTCATCATGTCGTATTCCCTATTGAAGGCACATTCGG ATACTTGTCTCCAGAGTACTTTATGCATGGAATCGTCGACGAGAAGACTGATGTATTTGCATATGGAGTTTTATTACTGGAGATCATAACAGGTCGTCGTGCAGTTGATAACAGTCAACAAAGCCTTGTGATATGG GCAAAACCACTTCTGGATTCAGGCAATATGAAGGAACTAGCAGATCCTCGATTAGAAGGTAACTATGATCCGGTAGAAATAAAAAGAGCCATGTTGGTGGCCTCAATGTGCATTCGACATCAATCGACCAAGCGTCCATACATGACTCGG GTAGTGAAAATACTGGAGGGTGAGGATCCAAATGGAGAACAGTTGAAACAAAAGTCTACACAAGTGAGATCACAAGTCTTAGATGCTTGTGATTTGGAAGATTATACCTGTTCCAACTATCTCAGCGACCTAAATCGCCACCGGGAACTAGTAATGGATCAGTAG